The sequence below is a genomic window from Perca flavescens isolate YP-PL-M2 chromosome 24, PFLA_1.0, whole genome shotgun sequence.
gatttttttttgtaagaacTGTCAATATTCCCACAGAGCCGACACGCTGGTGTAATTTTAAATGTCTTGCGAAATTAAGTGAAGGTGTGGACATAtaactcttcctcctctccattCTTACAGTGTCAATATTAGACTTGTTTTTTCGGATATATAATCATATTAAATGTAATGCATTAAAGACATAAAATATGCACCTAATAAAACATAATTCGCAATACATGTCATGTTACTAAATTCGCTGGATTTAAAGGCCACTAAAAACGATCTGCGGTGTAACGTTGACCTCTAGTGGTCATGTGTGGGGATATTGTAGAACACAGCCAAAGGAAAGAAAACCTAACTAAGATCGgagctgtagcctactgtaattAATGAATCGTCATTTATTAATTCTTTCAATTACGTATTATGTATAATGTATTATTACATTTACAGACGCCGTGTAGTGACAGTTGTATCGCCAGCATCAATAATCACGAGACTCTTGTGCGCAATTACACAGCTTTCGATTTTATTTTTCGTGATTCGACCAGAAGTACGGCTTGTTTGCAATTTGTCTACCTTGATAATACCGCCATCACTGGaaacctgtttgagtcgtgATTCACTCGGATCTTTAACCCGACTCTTTAAATTGACTCACGAGTCGCGAGTCTCTAGTAGCCTATCATTAACGGCCGGTTCAGTTAAGTCCTACAGtaattcaatctaaaatgataacagcgccacacacaaacctcttgcaacattagcCAGACTAAAAAAAAGCGCATTGAcaataaagtgaaataaatatcttttattgtttttcatcttCATAATCGGAATTATGAACACAGAGCTGTCGCAATACTCCAGAATTTTGCCAAAAAACAGCAACTATTTAATAGCACTGCTGCGTCTCTCAGGACCCAACCATGCATAAAAtctcccatttaaaaaaaagtaaaataaaaaatatattaaaaaattatGCGTACCACAGATATACAGATCTGATATAAACAGGCGTATTGGTCACAAACCAATCAGAATTATAAACATGGCTTCTTTTACAATACAGAGACCAAACGTGGGATATaagtggacttttttttttttttttttttttttaaaagggtacattttaattttatacatttgtacatgattttttcatttatcatctttttttaatgttcttCCCCCCCTCCTACAGTCAGAATGCTCAAGGCATTTCGGGCGCAGTGTCCAAAGAGCACAAATTGCAGTAAATGCACGTTTAcatacacaaactcacacacacacactctcacacacacacattcacacacacacacacacacacacacacacacattcacacacacacattcacacacacacataggagtGGCAGCAGTGGCTTTAGACACTAAGAGAACTACAGGTGTATCTTGGCGTTTGCAGATGACAAATACTGGTACCGAGTAAATCCACGGTGGTGAAAGAGGCCATCTGACGGTAAAAAAATCAAGACAATACATTCATATATTGAGTCTtcttctcacacacatacacacacacaatcacacttgtttaaaataaagtctttaaaatgtGCAAAGGAAAGGTCGCTGAACGGAGCTGCACAAGCGACAGCCGATAAAAAATGGTGAAAAAGCATCAGTCAATCAAAGAGTGCATAACGGAAGTGCGTATCCAGGGGTTACCAGTGCTGGCGTCGTAGGCCGCCTCAAACTCAATACAACCACTGATGTTTGCAAAATCAAGATGTGTTTCTCTTCTGTAGCTTCGTTGAGAGACGTACCGGTTTGAAAATGCATACAATGAGTGAAGGGAACATCTACCACAGAGCGGAGACTCATTCACACAGGTTTAACAAGTGCCTTTAGAGAAAATCACCAGCTGAGCTGCGATAAAAGGTCTGTGTGGGTCGACTCATGACGAAAAGTCATCGTCAAACTAACCTTcaccaatcaaaaaaaaaaggtgcaatcAGTAAAATATGGCTCTGTACTAACATCTAGTGGCTGCTGCAGGGAACTACAACAACAATTGCAAACCAGCTGAATCATTTCCTGGAAATAACTGTAATTTGGTACCAATTATAGATGCTGTATGAGTTATCATTTCTgctgtggagggggggggggggagacacacacacactatgggttgtttgcatttctttaaagctatagtgcgtagtttctgtctcccccaagaggaattctaagtaatgacaacataaCTGTctgtgcgtccacatgatacaagcttcCTGTGATCGCCCATAACGTTTTACAGAGTACCGTAAACGTACCAACCCCAGACCTCCAAAACGGCATTCTGTATTGTACCGTACATTTGGCGTACCATTAGACACCTGACAACTATCCACCACTGTTCAatttagggctgaacgattaatcgcatttgcaataatatcgcaatatgttaaaACGCAATTTCCTAATCACAAAGGCTGCGGTTTGGTCACGTGACTTGCGAGAGCcaatcagtctgcactccgcagagaaagcagCAACTTTATTGTCTGTGGCTAACGCTACGCTGTACCTtgagcagatttctgtcattcaaacaactctgagttgtagtttaaaacttttacagccatttttaataaaatgaagggttttattCGGGCTCgggtccatacatgcagttaatggatacaggcacgcagaactgaaggctcagTTAGCAACAATTAGCTCCGATTGGCGTTTAGTTCCAGTTAgctagctccgttataaagacaTTGcgtcgcaattagattattttccaaaatcgttcagccctagtttaaTTACGCAAGTCCGGGAAGTTCCGAGCATGTCCAACTTGTTTAGAAAATCACAACAGATAGTGGGGTTTTCTGTTCCGACATATTAGGATTAACTTGTGCCGGTAAAATATTACTGATTGCACCTTTAGTAAACAGAAAGGTATCTGCATAAACACTCCAGCTTCCTGTCAGATCTGACCTACACACATGCAAGAGAAAATCTTTAAATACCATCTGTTTAAATCCTATTATTACTTTGATTAAACatgcagctgcagcagagacTCGGAGGATTCTGTCAGATTAACATCAGAACGTAGAAATGGTTTTGAGTAAAGATGGTTTTCCACACCTCGTTACTTCTCTGCAAAGTTCTGCTTGTTTTTGTGAATGCATTATTTGGGTTTCTGCAGccttaacaaatattaaaagacatttcACAACCCAAAACTACCAAAGGGCTGAGCAGCATTAGGTGTGATCGGTATAGGTAAAAGGTAGGATTGATCGTGTTGAAGGGTACAGCATGAGTCATTAGTGTGCATGTAGAGGTTGTGTTTTGGAGCCACAGGCGGGACATACAGCTGTCCGGTGTGCCCAGTGGGTTCCCATCTTACTGGTGCATAGTCATGGAGCCGGTGCTATGAACAGAGAGTCCTATTCAAACAGACAGACGTTATGGAAGCTCGGCCCGGGAGGAAACGGCAACGAGAGCCAGCACATGTTGAGCGGAGTGTTTGTGGTTTGGCTAAAGTGACGAGTTAACATCCGATTTAGGAAACGACAGCGAACGCAGCGCCGGGTTGTTGAAAAAGGAACGAAGCCGTGCGATACTGTAAACGTCTTCAAGTGTGAGGCTAACCTGTAGGAGTGCACGTAAGGCCGAAATCAACGTAATCATCTGACACAACAAAGTGCTCCGGTATGGAACAGTGGAAAACAAAGCTACCTGTAAATGTACCTGTGGGCTGAACAATGAGCAGTGTATGAGACCGATAGAAATGTCCAGGCTAAACACTCTGCACTCGTTTAGTTTGAAATAAAACCGACAGCGTCATACAGCCAGGCCGTCGGCCAATCAGCTGTGAGCTTCTCGCCTTGCAGCAGGTCGACACTCTTCAAACCCGCCTCTCTCCTGCTTCCAGGAATCATCTGGTGTCACAGGAAGTCTTGTGTTCGCAGCTCTAACAGTCAAGCAAAGGTCAGATTCTTGGTCTGGTACGCTTTCTTTTGAGCACGTTTCCTGATTTCAATCAAAATGTTGATTTCAGGGCAGCAACTAGAGATCATGttcattaattattttcttgattgttTGGTAAATAAAAAACGTTTTTCCTGACCCAATCATCCAAAATCCAAAGCTATTCAATGTACCTTCATAGATGACTGAAAGAAACTCTAAATATTCACTAGCTACGAATGTCGACTAGTTCATTACACACTTTTTAGTTTACATCCAGTGATTGAGATGAAATGTTCTGCTCACCAGTCAGATGTCCATTCGTGCAACATTTCCAGAATGTGAGCTGCTAAAACGTAGCAACATTTATCAACACTAAACAGACCTCCTGGTGGCGACTTTCTCACACTAACCCCCCTCTGATCTGCCATGACAAGAGCTCGACCAATCAACAGTGAGACTTTGAgaagcagaggagagaagggtACATTTCAAGAGAAAATGGTTGTTGCCATGTCTAAAGACCGAAGCAGGAGTACCGATCCCCGCCTGAGTACCAGTCAGCTGCTACATCCCAAAATCCACCACCACTACATTTCACTATTAAACCAGCACGAGCAGAAGGTCTGAAGGACATTTGGTACCCAGCCAGAGCAGGCAGGTAGAGCAGGTGAGATCAGGATGCTCCCTGCTCAACACCAGGAGTCCCTGGTACGGAAAAGGCAGAAACGGACATAACTGCTGAACTGAGATCAGCTGGATTTGGGCGAACGGTGCGAAGGCAGTTTATCTGGGAGGCAAAAATAACACTGAGAAACCTTGAGGGTAAGAACGACGGAAATGATCCATGTACTCAAGACTCGCTCCATCACTGCgttttaaaaaacagaaaaggcaCACGGCaaagatggaggaggaagaggagggaaggTAGTACACAGACAGTGAAACAGACCGACaaaacatttcatctgacagatcagaaagacagagaggaagaggagggatgAGGGCAATGTGAGTGGAAACTGTTTTCGGGGAGTGTTCTCTGCATCTAGGGGTTTCGTTTTGTCTTTAGCAGCGGGCCCAGGTCATCACCGGCGCTCTGGCTTTTGGCAGGAGACTACATTCTGGGGTCGGGTCAGCGAGAAGGGAGGgcgggtgggggtggggggggggggggcagggccACTCCAGAGTCAGGCATCCCCTCCTGTAGGTCCACAACACCGACACTATCCCACTCCCAAAAGCTTGACGtacaaacattaaaaaggaGACTTTTTCATCGCTTCAGGAGGAAGCGCTCCATCCCTCCTTGGTTGAGAAATTAAGGTGCAACTTGcggagaaaaataaaataaaaattcatGTCCTCTATGGCAGTCTcatacaaacagagacagacacaccctCAACACACCCCACCTTCTTCCAGCCAGTTTGTCCTGGTCCAATATGGTTTCAGCGTGGAGGGGGCGGGGTCAGACGCCGCATCGGGCAAGGCCGTATCTGGCAGTTCAGCAGGCAggcgggggggtgggggggttaatGTACAAAGATGTGCCTCAGTAGCTCATCAGCAGACGGCCGCTGTTTAGTCTCTACAAAGATCCGTTTGAGGAACTCTCGGCAGTGGTCCGACACGTGGGCAGGCAGCACGGGGTTGGTGGGCTGGGTGGCAATCTTAAAGATGGCCGCCATGGCCTCAAACTCCGCCCACGGGGGTCGCTGAGTCAGCATCTCCACTACGGTGCAGCCAACACTCCTGAGGGCAAAATAACACCAGTTGAAATCCCAACGGAGTGGacgaaatgtgtttttgttaaacACAGATCAGTTCCTTTTGTCTTATTTTAACTGCCATTATTTCAAGTTTAAAAAATCCAAGTTAATACAACTTCTTCTGCACATTTTATCTTTGCAGTGGCAGCTTTTGGATTTTGATTCAAGCCATCTACAAGAGATTGATTAATTAAGGGTTTTATTGCACCAATACCATTAAACAACATTAACTTCCCAGAAAAAAAGGAGCATaggaacacacacagcaacGTCACGTCATCTACTCACTAAATTGATCAGGACAATTTTGGGGAAACATCAAAGTGTGCGGTCTCACCAGATGTCAGCCTTCCTGCCGTATCCCTCTCCACTGATCACTTCTGGGCTCATCCAGTAGGGGGTGCCGGTCACAGACATGATGCCCGTCCCTGACAGACAGATGGTCTGCAGCCGGCGGCTGGCCCCGAAGTCTCCCAGCTTCACGTTACCCACCGAGTCACGAAGGATGTTGGCCCCTGAACACAGAAGAGAAGGTCACCCAGCTGCATCTTCCTCTTTATGTCAGCTGGAAAACCGCTTTAAGTGTTAAGAGCAACTACATCACAGAAACCGTCACCTTTGATGTCTCTGTGGACAATCATGTTGCTGTGCAGGTAGGAAACCCCCTCTAGGATCTGCCGGGTGTAACGGCGCGTCACGTTTTCCGTCAGCGCTCCGTACGACTTCAGCTGGTCCTTAATGGAGCCCTTTGGGCCACAAAATGACAGATATGTATATTAAATGGATGTTTTTGTTATACATATGTGCCAAAACAAATCCTCATCCGATTGTATTTTACTCTCAAATATtaatatcattttaaaaaggaaattgtGTCCGCCTCTGGCTTCAATACGTGCACTAGAAAACAATGTTGAAATGTGACCTCTCTACCCAGTGAGCTACATAaagcattttagtttttttttttccgtcaTTGGGACAAAAAGCGAGCAACAGTGCTGCATAAGAGGCGATACATTCAAATTCTTTTAACATGTATTGCTGTATTTAATCATCACAGTAAAAAGTAAATGAGCACTCACGCCAGGCATGTACTCCATGAAGATGGAGAGCGTTCGCTCCATTGTGTCTCGCAGACAGCCGTAGTACTGGACAATCCGCTCGTGGCACAAATTCTTCAGGAGCTGGATTTCACACTCTAAGGCGCTCACCTCCTAAATGACCGAAAACCGACAAGAAACGTTCATCTTCTCCCTGTTAAAATGCTTTGTTAACTTCTCGTACTTACACACTAACTGATCAACATTCCTAAATGTCAAGACTCTCACCTTGCTGGTCTCCGGACTCTCCGGGTCAAACTGGACCTGTTTGACCGCCAGTTCCCGTCCAGTATCGGCGTCGTAACAGAGAAAAACCCGTCCAAAGGCCCCCTGACCCAGGAGCTTTCCGAGACGCCAGTTTGTTGGGGCGCGTGGAGCTGGACACATCATGAAAACCACACAAAATCAAAAAACCTGCTGAGACGCTTTGTGCGCGTTTTGTACTcacaaataaaatcaacaaGCAACTCACAGCGGCTGGGGGGGCTGATGTCCATTACAGACAGGGTTGGAGCGGCCgttgggttagggttgggtTCAATGTCGCTGCCCCTCCGCGGCCTCCTGGCGGGCCCCGGGGCCTCCTCTAGGTCAGGGGTGAAGACACTGCTGCCGCTGCTGGTGCTGGGCGACTGCTCAGTCGGGCTGAAGTTAACCGGCGAGCGGAAGCCGTGAACCTGCGTACGCCGAGCCCGTGGGAAGGTCTTCCTCCCTGCcgagcagaggaagaggaggaggggaagcAAGGATCAGGGATA
It includes:
- the map3k2 gene encoding mitogen-activated protein kinase kinase kinase 2 yields the protein MGESSFLASWVNRCAIKMDEQEALNSIMQDLAELHRSSRPATFLSDLGKPKASSPKNQNDVRVKFEFKGEKRILQFPRPVKLEDLKAKAKVAFGQTMDLHYTNNELVIPLTTQDDLDKAVELLDRSVHMKSLKILLVLQISSQNSSSNMDLLPSHEELDNTRFRVADKKSMLALIGSHSTDRSSPPPGYIPDALQQVARNGSFTSINSEGEFIPESMDQMLDPLSMSSPENSASGSCPSLDSPLDSDYPKSRMPRAQSYPDNHQDFPEYDIPVFEKSGKGGTYPRRYGIPFGLQDYSDGRKTFPRARRTQVHGFRSPVNFSPTEQSPSTSSGSSVFTPDLEEAPGPARRPRRGSDIEPNPNPTAAPTLSVMDISPPSRSPRAPTNWRLGKLLGQGAFGRVFLCYDADTGRELAVKQVQFDPESPETSKEVSALECEIQLLKNLCHERIVQYYGCLRDTMERTLSIFMEYMPGGSIKDQLKSYGALTENVTRRYTRQILEGVSYLHSNMIVHRDIKGANILRDSVGNVKLGDFGASRRLQTICLSGTGIMSVTGTPYWMSPEVISGEGYGRKADIWSVGCTVVEMLTQRPPWAEFEAMAAIFKIATQPTNPVLPAHVSDHCREFLKRIFVETKQRPSADELLRHIFVH